The genomic window AGTACACGAAGGGAACGAGAGTCAGCGTGTACACGCCGATGACGGTGTAGTAGCTGTGGACCGAAAAGGGGCCCGTCTGGATATCCGTCCCAAAGAATGTGTTGAGGATGCCCCGGATCACCTGGTTGATGTACCCAGCTTCCGTAGAGAGCAGCAGTAACCAGCCCACGGCTGTGGCGATACCGGGCATGAGGAAATTGACGATGGGAAGGATATCGGTGAGCAGGCCCATCCTGGCGTCAGTGCGCTCATTGAGCCAAGCGAAGACCGATCCAATGACCATGGCCAGCGCCACGGCGCTGACCACGACAACCCCGGTGTCGAAGAGAATCTCGCCCAGTTCCGGTAACGCAAGCGTTTCCGAAATGGCTGCCAGGCTGAGCTTCCCGTCGACCCAGAAGATTCCAGTCAGCACTCGGAGAAGTGGGTATCCAATGAGCAAGCTGACAACGACGCTTACAGCTAGGACGACGATCTTGGCCGGCGCAATCACCTGTCGGCGTCGTACGCTGACCGGCGGGGTGGTGTCAGGTTTGGGTGGGGTTAGGAGTGTCACGTCGCCGCGCCTTTCAACTATGTCCGATAAACCGAGGGAACCAATGCGATGTCACTCGCCGCCCATCGCGTCAATGACGCTCTGCATACCGTCTTTCATGTAGTACTCGAAATTTGGTGGGAAATAATCAAATTTCAAGTCCAGGTAAGCGGCTGCGTATCCGTCGCTGATGCTCGCGAGGACTTCGCTGGCTTCCGGAGAAGTGACGTACTGCGCGAAGAGCTTTTGTGCATTCGCATTCGCCGGTTCTGGGTTGAGGGTGTAGGCGAAGGCCGGTCCCGTCACTCCGCTCTTAGGCCAAATGAAGTCAAGTGGAGCGCCCTTTTCCTGGGCGGCGCCCACGACAACGGGGCTAGCGAGGACTTGGATCTGATGTTGTCCGGCCCCCAGCGCCTCGGTCAGCGAGACCATGCCGCCGTCATTCTCGACGATTTCCTGAGGCCTGAGTCCTTCGATCAGTCCGTCAACATGGTCCGAAAGCGTGCCCAATAGTGGCGGGTAGCCAGAGACAACTGCGGCAGGTCCGGTCATCTTGCTCTTCCACTTGGGGGCGGCCAGATCCATCCAATCCTTGGGTCGGTCTTGTTCGCTGACCAGGTCTGTGTTGATTGCTATACCGATGCCCTCAGAGATGAACGGA from Arthrobacter sp. zg-Y820 includes these protein-coding regions:
- a CDS encoding extracellular solute-binding protein, with protein sequence MTSTLRRIVSLMATAAVGATALTSCAGSNAGPTIAAGDVLLEGEELIAAATDGELSFYCAAAPAACEAIAEGFEAEYGVSVNVLRSTSPDLSSRYASEKQSRASTADVLLHSDIQFIAAGLEEGLITSFEEAGYLSDEFPAEWVANSSGISGTPFISEGIGIAINTDLVSEQDRPKDWMDLAAPKWKSKMTGPAAVVSGYPPLLGTLSDHVDGLIEGLRPQEIVENDGGMVSLTEALGAGQHQIQVLASPVVVGAAQEKGAPLDFIWPKSGVTGPAFAYTLNPEPANANAQKLFAQYVTSPEASEVLASISDGYAAAYLDLKFDYFPPNFEYYMKDGMQSVIDAMGGE